One stretch of Eupeodes corollae chromosome 2, idEupCoro1.1, whole genome shotgun sequence DNA includes these proteins:
- the LOC129947511 gene encoding band 7 protein AGAP004871-like produces the protein MSRYKDPNTTDSKKHILTSEEDSAECFEITAIILSILVVILTFPFAILFCIRIVAEYERAVVFRLGRLRKGGARGPGVVFVLPCIDDASIMDLRTASFDVAPQEILTKDAVTIKVDAVVYFRLQDPLSAVIQVLNYRESTMLLGQTTLRNVAGTRMLNELLTEKDDISHTMQKILDEATDPWGVKVERVEIRDVRLPEALQRAMAAEAEANREARAKIVAADGEKNAAEALREAAEIISQSPSALQLRYLQTLATISAERNSTIIFPFPIEMFTGFPQRQN, from the exons ATGTCTCGCTATAAGGATCCAAATACTACGGATTCAAAGAAACACATTTTAACAT cGGAAGAAGATAGTGctgaatgttttgaaataacAGCAATTATCCTTTCAATTCTCGTTGTAATATTAACATTTCCGTtcgccattttgttttgtattcgcATTGTAGCTGAATATGAAAGAGCTGTTGTATTTCGTCTTGGGAGGCTGAG AAAGGGAGGAGCTAGAGGACCTGGTGTGGTTTTTGTGTTGCCTTGTATAGATGATGCTTCAATAATGGATTTACGTACAGCATCATTTGATGTAGCACCGcaagaaattttaacaaaagacgCTGTTACAATAAAAGTGGATGCTGTCGTCTATTTTCGTCTTCAAGATCCATTAAGTGCAGTTATACAAGTTCTCAATTATCGTGAATCGACAATGTTATTGGGTCAGACTACTCTTCGAAATGTAGCTGGAACAAGAATGCTGAACGAGCTTCTGACAGAAAAAGACGATATATCACATACGATGCAGAAAATTCTAGATGAAGCAACTGATCCTTGGGGAGTTAAAGTTGAAAGAGTAGAAAT AAGAGACGTTCGCTTGCCAGAGGCATTACAAAGAGCTATGGCTGCTGAAGCTGAAGCAAACCGGGAAGCTAGAGCAAAAATTGTTGCAGCTGATGGAGAGAAAAATGCAGCCGAAGCTTTAAGAGAAGCAGCAGAAATTATATCCCAAAGTCCTTCAGCCTTACaa ctacgCTATTTACAAACACTGGCAACGATTTCAGCTGAGAGAAATTCTACTATAATTTTTCCTTTTCCAATTGAGATGTTCACTGGGTTTCCACAAAggcaaaattga